GTGCAGACGCAGGAGGAAGTGGTGGGCTACTACGAGTCAGACGACCTGCAGGCCAGCAGCAATTTCGAGGACCAGGTGGTCATCCCGCTCGGTGAAGACGACGATTTCCAGCAGACCCTGGCTTCCTTGGCAGCTTCAGCGTCGTCGTCAGCGGTCAGCCACAGCAGGAAGCGCAGCAGCCAAAGCAAGAAGGCGAGCGGTAAGAAGAATCACACTGATAGTGAGGCCCACGGGGGAAGTAGCAGCTCTGAGATTGGCAGCAAGAAGTGGGAGGAGAAGCAGGTGCAGATTAAAACCCTGGAGGATGAGTTCTCCATCACCCTGTGGCCCCCAGATGACCAAAGAGACCAGGAGACAGGGAAGATTGAGAAATCAGCTCCTGATTATTCAGAGTACCTGACAGGGAAGAAGCTTCCTCCTGAAGGACTACCTGGTATTGATCTCTCAGATCCTAAACAACTAGCAGAATTTACTAAaatgaagccaaaaaaaaaagaagatactccAAGAACAGTAGCTTGTCCTCATAAAGGTTGCGAGAAGATGTTCAAGGATAACTCTGCTTTGCGAAAACATCTGCACATCCACGGTCCTAGAGTCCACGTATGTGCAGAATGTGGCAAAGCTTTTGTCGAGAGCTCCAAACTAAAACGACATCAGCTGGTgcacactggagagaagccctTTCAGTGCACATTTGAAGGCTGCGGAAAACGCTTTTCCCTGGATTTCAATTTGCGTACCCATGTGCGAATCCATACCGGAGACAGGCCCTTCGTGTGCCCCTTTGATGGTTGTAATAAGAAGTTTGCTCAGTCAACTAACCTGAAATCTCATATCTTAACGcatgctaaaaacaaaaatagccaGTAAGAAGGGAAGACCCTTCTCAAAGTTGGGAAGTGTCTTCCAGGAGCATGATTGAAAATGAATATGCCAGTTTTGTGTATTGTTtgtaggaaataatatttttattgattcctGTATAAATAAGGGTCATGTTTTGATagagcagtaaaaataaaagtaaaaagtaaaatatatatatttaatatatatacctttatataaCATTGTTAGGGTGCTATATCTTGTTCTGTAATACTATTTGAAAAACATGGTGTTTTGTAACGTTTGGTCCCAACAAGGATAATTTATGAACCTCACATCAAAAGATGGTTCTTTATACAACTCTTCTAAAAATGGgacttcttttcacattttttaaaatacgaaGTTCACCTATTGCtcacaaatttttaaagtgtattttccaaatgttcat
This region of Felis catus isolate Fca126 chromosome X, F.catus_Fca126_mat1.0, whole genome shotgun sequence genomic DNA includes:
- the YY2 gene encoding transcription factor YY2, yielding MRQWHPEAPAVFRVLGVLASSRPQRLSRVLNGFRTSSAAFARPQRLSHVLNGFRVFRVFCRNRRSVGLGFFFRSLIRSLPVATCSSRSQNRCRAMASEDSLNIPPEDSELLKDITELRQIHVEAVPVETVPVETVPVEAVPVEAVPVETVPVETVPLETMSMETMTEYEIIHGSWVHGGHHQPPLIALQPLFTSNSSQGDHDQDIIMVQTQEEVVGYYESDDLQASSNFEDQVVIPLGEDDDFQQTLASLAASASSSAVSHSRKRSSQSKKASGKKNHTDSEAHGGSSSSEIGSKKWEEKQVQIKTLEDEFSITLWPPDDQRDQETGKIEKSAPDYSEYLTGKKLPPEGLPGIDLSDPKQLAEFTKMKPKKKEDTPRTVACPHKGCEKMFKDNSALRKHLHIHGPRVHVCAECGKAFVESSKLKRHQLVHTGEKPFQCTFEGCGKRFSLDFNLRTHVRIHTGDRPFVCPFDGCNKKFAQSTNLKSHILTHAKNKNSQ